The Pedobacter roseus genome contains a region encoding:
- a CDS encoding BlaI/MecI/CopY family transcriptional regulator, with protein MIKLAKREEQIMQVFWDVEKAFIRDIIPLLPEPKPHYNSVATMVKILEEKGFLGHDVVGNMFCYFPVIGREEYQKHALKDVVSQYFDNSYPRMLAFFAKEQNLSEDELTEIVNLIKTKKP; from the coding sequence ATGATCAAACTAGCAAAAAGAGAAGAACAAATTATGCAGGTGTTTTGGGACGTAGAGAAGGCCTTTATCAGGGATATTATCCCTTTGCTGCCCGAACCTAAGCCTCATTACAACAGCGTAGCTACGATGGTGAAAATTTTAGAGGAAAAAGGATTTTTGGGTCATGATGTAGTTGGCAATATGTTTTGTTATTTCCCGGTTATTGGACGGGAAGAATACCAGAAGCACGCATTAAAGGATGTGGTAAGTCAATACTTCGACAATTCTTATCCGCGTATGCTGGCCTTTTTTGCCAAAGAACAAAACTTATCAGAAGACGAATTAACTGAAATTGTTAACCTCATTAAAACAAAGAAACCATGA
- the ffh gene encoding signal recognition particle protein: MFDNLQDKLDRAFKVLKGQGSITEINVAETMKEIRKALLDADVNYKTAKAFTDDVRQKALGQNVLTAVSPGQLLTKIMNDELAALMGGEVTELDTKANPTIILIAGLNGAGKTTFAGKLALHLKGKGKKPLLVAGDMYRPAAVDQLEVLGTSVGVSVYANRDSKDPVGIALEGIAHGKQNGNNVIIIDTAGRLAIDESLMNEISEVKAKTQPHEILFVVDSMTGQDAVNTAKVFNDRLDFTGVVLTKLDGDTRGGAALSIKSVVNKPIKFIGTGEKMEALDVFYPDRMASRILGMGDVVSLVERAQMQFDEKEAAELQKKIRKNKFDFNDFYNQIQQIKKMGNMKDLMGMIPGVGKMMKNVDIQDDAFKSIEAIINSMTPFEKENPDAIQQSRRLRIAKGSGSKVEEVTKLIKQFEDMRKMMKQFSNPAAAAAMMKGMPKMPFGR; this comes from the coding sequence ATGTTTGATAATTTACAGGACAAGCTAGACAGAGCGTTTAAAGTATTAAAAGGACAAGGCAGCATTACGGAAATCAACGTGGCAGAAACCATGAAAGAAATCCGCAAAGCGTTATTGGATGCCGACGTAAATTATAAAACAGCAAAAGCATTTACTGATGATGTAAGACAAAAAGCATTAGGACAAAATGTACTAACGGCGGTTTCTCCGGGTCAGTTGCTTACCAAAATCATGAACGACGAACTTGCGGCCTTAATGGGTGGCGAAGTTACCGAGTTAGATACCAAAGCAAATCCTACCATTATATTAATAGCAGGTTTAAACGGTGCAGGTAAAACAACCTTCGCAGGTAAACTGGCATTACACTTAAAAGGTAAAGGCAAAAAACCTTTATTAGTGGCCGGCGATATGTATCGCCCGGCGGCTGTAGATCAATTGGAGGTTTTAGGAACTTCTGTTGGCGTTTCGGTTTATGCCAACCGCGATTCGAAAGATCCTGTTGGTATTGCCCTGGAAGGTATAGCGCATGGTAAACAAAACGGAAATAATGTAATCATCATCGATACAGCTGGTCGTTTGGCCATTGATGAATCGTTGATGAACGAAATTTCGGAGGTAAAAGCTAAAACTCAGCCTCACGAGATTTTATTCGTAGTAGATTCGATGACCGGGCAGGATGCGGTAAATACAGCCAAAGTATTTAACGACCGTTTAGATTTTACTGGTGTTGTTTTAACCAAATTAGATGGTGATACCCGCGGTGGTGCAGCCCTTTCGATTAAATCGGTGGTAAACAAACCGATTAAATTTATTGGTACTGGTGAGAAAATGGAAGCACTTGATGTTTTCTATCCAGATCGTATGGCATCGCGTATTTTGGGTATGGGTGATGTGGTTTCACTTGTTGAGCGTGCACAGATGCAGTTCGATGAGAAAGAGGCAGCAGAACTTCAGAAAAAAATCCGCAAGAACAAATTCGATTTCAACGATTTCTATAACCAGATCCAGCAGATCAAGAAAATGGGTAATATGAAAGATTTGATGGGCATGATACCTGGTGTAGGTAAAATGATGAAGAATGTGGATATCCAGGATGATGCTTTTAAATCGATCGAAGCGATTATCAATTCGATGACGCCATTTGAGAAAGAAAATCCGGATGCCATCCAACAAAGCCGCCGTTTACGCATTGCAAAAGGCTCCGGCAGCAAGGTTGA